A segment of the Leclercia adecarboxylata genome:
CAACAACACCTTGCTCAACTACCGAAGATTTCTCAGTCAGTTGATGATGTAGAGTTCTTTTATGCTCCCGCCGATTTTCGGGAGACGCTACTGGAAAAAATTGCCAGCGCAACGCATCGTATCTGCATTATCGCGCTTTATCTGGAACAGGATGAAGGCGGCAGCGCCATTTTACGTGCGGTATACGAGGCCAAACGTCAGCGCCCGGAACTGGATGTACGCATCCTGGTTGACTGGCACCGCGCCCAGCGCGGCCGTATTGGTGCGGCCGCATCCAACACCAATGCCGACTGGTATTGCCGCATGGCGCAGGAGAACCCTGGCGTAGAAGTCGCGGTTTATGGTGTTCCGGTTAACACCCGCGAAGCACTCGGTGTCCTCCATTTCAAAGGCTTCATTATTGATGACAGCGTGCTGTATAGCGGCGCGAGCCTGAATGATGTCTATCTGCATCAGCTCGATAAATACCGTTACGATCGCTATCACCTGGTGCGTAATGCCCGCATGGCAGACGTTATGTTCGAGTGGGTGGATCAGCATCTGGTGCACGGTCGCGGCGTGAATCGCCTTGACGATCCTCATCGTCCAAAAAGCCCGGAGATTAAAAATGATATTCGCCTTTTCCGTCAGGAACTGCGCGATGCCATGTTCCATTTCCAGGGCGATGCAGATAACGAACAGCTTGCGGTGACCCCGCTGGTGGGTCTGGGCAAATCCAGCCTGCTCAACAAAACCATCTTCCATCTTATGCCGTGCACCGAGCATAAGCTGACCATCTGTACGCCGTACTTCAACCTGCCGGCCGTGCTGGTGCGTAATATCATTCAGCTTTTACGCGACGGTAAAAAGGTTGAGATTATCGTCG
Coding sequences within it:
- the pssA gene encoding CDP-diacylglycerol--serine O-phosphatidyltransferase; the protein is MLSKFKRNKHQQHLAQLPKISQSVDDVEFFYAPADFRETLLEKIASATHRICIIALYLEQDEGGSAILRAVYEAKRQRPELDVRILVDWHRAQRGRIGAAASNTNADWYCRMAQENPGVEVAVYGVPVNTREALGVLHFKGFIIDDSVLYSGASLNDVYLHQLDKYRYDRYHLVRNARMADVMFEWVDQHLVHGRGVNRLDDPHRPKSPEIKNDIRLFRQELRDAMFHFQGDADNEQLAVTPLVGLGKSSLLNKTIFHLMPCTEHKLTICTPYFNLPAVLVRNIIQLLRDGKKVEIIVGDKTANDFFIPEDQPFKIIGALPYLYEINLRRFLSRLQYYVNTDQLVVRLWKDEDNSYHLKGMWVDDEWMLLTGNNLNPRAWRLDLENAILIHDPRHELAAQRDRELELIRTHTTVVNHYRDLQSIADYPVKVRKLIRRLRRIRIDRLISRIL